A stretch of Arcobacter arenosus DNA encodes these proteins:
- a CDS encoding TIGR01212 family radical SAM protein (This family includes YhcC from E. coli K-12, an uncharacterized radical SAM protein.), whose amino-acid sequence MSLGNKENSINKIKNKEVLTIGRYFREKFGETVYKTPISISGFTCPNIDGTVAKGGCTFCENDSFSPNLQEKKPSFKLNPRVEKNPFLDNQLKQLELQFNATKQRLTNKFGANKFIVYFQSFTNTYAPLETLKALYTKALSFDNVIGLSIGTRTDCMTDEILDFLEELNKEKEIWVEYGIQSFYDETLEKINRGDDSANMFKWINKTKQRGLKVCGHLIYGLPGEDQKMMLDSFNKTLELKVDSIKFHPLYVVKNTLLTKDYKKGKFTPISEDLYVDTVVKSIKNLPENVSVQRITAGIDDSTLLSPMWCKNKHSQISKIRKALIKEGLKY is encoded by the coding sequence ATTTCGTTAGGAAATAAGGAAAACTCAATCAATAAAATTAAAAACAAAGAAGTTCTTACAATAGGAAGATACTTTAGAGAAAAATTTGGAGAAACAGTTTATAAAACTCCAATATCAATCTCAGGTTTTACTTGTCCAAATATTGATGGGACAGTTGCAAAAGGTGGATGCACCTTTTGCGAAAATGATTCTTTTTCTCCAAATCTGCAAGAGAAAAAACCAAGCTTTAAACTTAATCCAAGAGTTGAAAAAAATCCTTTTTTAGATAACCAATTAAAACAATTAGAACTGCAATTTAATGCAACAAAACAAAGACTTACTAATAAATTTGGTGCAAATAAATTTATAGTATATTTTCAATCTTTTACAAATACTTATGCTCCTTTAGAAACATTAAAAGCTTTATATACAAAAGCACTTTCTTTTGATAATGTAATAGGTCTTTCAATTGGAACAAGAACTGATTGTATGACAGATGAAATTTTAGACTTTTTAGAAGAGTTAAACAAAGAAAAAGAGATTTGGGTTGAATATGGGATTCAATCTTTTTATGATGAAACCTTGGAAAAAATCAATCGGGGTGATGATTCAGCTAATATGTTTAAATGGATTAACAAAACTAAACAAAGAGGTTTAAAAGTTTGTGGGCATTTAATTTATGGACTTCCTGGTGAAGACCAAAAAATGATGTTAGATAGTTTTAACAAAACCCTTGAGTTAAAAGTAGATTCGATTAAATTTCATCCTTTATACGTAGTTAAAAATACTCTATTGACAAAAGATTATAAAAAAGGAAAGTTTACACCAATTTCTGAAGATTTATATGTTGATACAGTGGTTAAATCAATTAAAAATTTACCTGAAAATGTATCAGTTCAAAGGATTACTGCTGGAATTGATGATTCAACTTTATTATCACCAATGTGGTGTAAAAATAAACACTCTCAAATAAGTAAGATTAGAAAAGCTCTAATAAAAGAGGGATTAAAGTATTAA